A window of Phaseolus vulgaris cultivar G19833 chromosome 4, P. vulgaris v2.0, whole genome shotgun sequence genomic DNA:
TGAAAAGTAAATATAATCTTAAGAAATCACTTGTGTGTATTTGTTgatattaatttgaaaatttgaatattttaaaacataaatctttattgctATATTTATTGGTATGGATCGAACGGTCAACACCATGACTCAATTTCTACAATTGAACCGACCGAATGACATACATCCGTACGGGTCGATCGAATCCCTTGATCCATTAACCTTCAAATAAAGGTTAGTAAGACTAAActaccattaagaattaggtaatacgtTCATAAGTACGACCTATTTCACTAATTCGGCCCAACAAAGTAaactcattaaaataatatgaataggtatagtatGTTCTAAGAACAAGGTACATCATTAATTACTGTACTATGTCAAACCCCCCTTTACTGACATGAGCGTCGGGGTGACTTCTGTAAGTACTCCCATTCAACATTCTCCTTGAAGACTGAGTGACCGAGCAACCAAGACTTAAAGGAGTAGCACGAAAACTATAAAAGTTAGCTAAAATACGAGCTGACCGACcagtagaaaaaagaaaaatgaagttAGTCAATTATTATTTAGGTCTCATTTCCCAACACTATATATATTTAAAGCATGATAGAAGAATATcatattattcaattattttatgtactgattaattttgaaaaatatattaaataattattttattattattactagcaaaaatacatatatttttctttgtatttgtatttattattattattattattaatatactattatatatattcgtattttttaaatattaaatattatttaaaaaatagaaacattttgtatattttaacatataattttaataattaaattattattaaaaaatatattaataaatttaaatttatagtacaataaacataattatattaaagtAATTATAcctattattttcaataataactaattttgatTAAGTTACATCATACTAACTACTAATTAACTAATTTTGTTTAAGTTACACCATACTAACAACTAAGTTCTAATTACgtgaaaatattaaaactaaactgttaatatttaaattattttttaaatgatcataaatttaaaatggaataactaaattttctttcttttcctgcATCTGGCAGCTCCTGATTATGTCCCTGCACAGGGTACGGATTCCATTACTTCCCCTTTCAGAAAGATAaaacctctctctctctctctctctctctctctctctctctctatctccATTTTGTGCTTATCCATCACTGAACATTCTTTTCTTTCATGAACCTCAATCTATCCAACTACGGATTCTTTTCTTTGTGATGATCCAAGTTATCCACTTGTTCGATATTTTGTTGCAATGGGGTGGTTCACAATCCCTTCTTTCTCTGAGATCGTAAAAATCTCTCAATTTCAAGCTAGCCCATTTGCCAAAGTTGAGATTTTCATGCGCTTAGAGGTAGGTCACTTGGGTTTTGTTCGGTGCTGCTTAATGGGGTCACCTCTGATTGAATGTCTGGCTAATTCATTTGTTTGTATGAATTTAGGAGGACGATGATCATTGATGAGTTTGTGCAAGTGAAATCGTAATTGTGTGTGTTTGCTTTCTGTTGAAATTGAAATAGTTAAGCATTCTATTTGTTCTCAATTTGCATTTGCTTCTGTGAGTTAGTGGCACGTTGATTATAGAATGTAAATGTTTCACAGATTAACTTATGAACTTCAGTTTTTATGGCAACTTTCTCTTCTGACTTCTCGAGAAGTTGAgacggattttttttttaatggagGAAGTCtaattcattttcttcttcttccttaaGTGCTTATTGAGAATTTTGTTTTCCATTTTAAGAATTGTTTGTAGTATGAAAGTGTGACCACTCTGTTCCAACTGAAATATTTTAAGTTATGCTGATGGGGTTGGATAGGTTGAGCTTTTTTGGGTTGGTACTTGGTAGTTTGGTTTTATAGTTTTGAGGATTCAATTTGGTGGGACTTATTTCATTGGTAACCTTTGTGTTTCAGTAAAGACAAGAACTTTAAGATCGATTGGATATTGGATATCTTGTTTTCCAATCCCGATAAGATCTTGAGGTGAAAACAGATGGCTGTAGGCAGCAAAACCAGAAATATGTTTGAAGGTTTGGTAAAAGAAGGGTCATTTAAATGGTTGCTTGGCAAGAAAAGTTACTTTGATGAAGAATTGGAAGAGATGGAAAATTCTCCTTCTGCGGGAAGGAATTTTATACGAGAGCTCTCTCCTGTTGCAAACCTAGTTGTTCGTAGATGCTCAAAGTAAGTGCGATTCTGTACATATTAGCTTGTTTACTTGGGAATTATTGCTTCATAATCACTTTTCAAATTTCAGTCTTGTTGGATTTTGTATGAGTATTAAGTAGCATTGGACCTTCCCCTGTTTATTGTTTGACACAAATTGATTGGGAATTCAACTgtaataagaaaaacaaataatgCAGAATCCTTAGAACCTCTTCAAGTGATCTTCAGGAGAGCTTCAATCAGGAGGCTTCTGATTCTATAAAGCATCGATCACGATATGCAAGGAACTTATTGGAGTATTGCTGTTTCAAGGCACTTTTCCTGACTACACAAATGACTGGTCATCTCTTTGATAAAACATTCCGGCGTTTGACATTCGACATGATGTTGGCTTGGGAAGCCCCTGCTGCTGACAGCCAACCTTTAACTCATGTATGATTTTTCAAAGTACAATATGTTGAGATTGATTTTATCAGGAAACTTGCCTAATACCCTTTTTGTTGTTAATACTGGTGGgctttatacaataaaatgagAAATATGGTTCAAAGAAATGAATAACTAGAATATTCTTagattaataacattttttgcTTTGTTAGTTATGTCAGTTCATTTATATGGATAAACACAAATTATACTCAAAATATCTTCTTTGGTATTCTCTGAACTTGGATAGTTTGTGAGTTTCCATTGTTATGTGCATACAAATggatataattattaattgtaTGTCCTCCTAATGATCTATATTCGTGTCTTATATGCATACTATACTATAGGTTTGTTTGTGTTATCTTTAGTAATTTGGTCTTTCTAAAGATTGACGGGTGTCTAACATTCTAGAAGGTTGACGAGGACATATCTGTTGGTTTAGAAGCTTTCTGTCGAATAGCCCCTTCAATTCCAATCATTGCCAATGTCATCATTAGTGAAAATCTTTTTGAGGCGCTGAGTTCATCAACTGGTGGTCGCCTTCAGTTCCCCATCTATGACAAGTACCTCAGTGGCTTAGAAAGGTTTGATATTATACCttgaaagttgaaaatacaatgtatctttttcttttgtctGGTATTCCTTTGACTTCCAAGTTTCATTTATACAAGCCATTTTTGCTGCTTTTTTTGTAAGGgcatgtttgattttttttctctcatctcatctcctttcttcattttttGGGGGCAGGGCATAGGACATGGGACATATTTGTCAGTAGGAGTGCTGACAAATATTATTTCACACTTGATTCATAGTTTAAAAGGAAACTGgctggatatatatatatatatatttatatatatgtatgtgtatatatatatatagatatatatatgtatgtatgcatatatgtatatatgtatgtatgtatatatatatatatgtatgtatgtatatatatatatgtatgtatatatatatatatatgtatgtatgtatatatatgtgtgtgtatgtgTGTAGATCGGTTATACACCCTTCCCtagttttataaaattctaCCTAGGTAGTGTATGACCTAGCATTTTGggttttatttctttaaaatagaAACTCCTACAATTAGCttagcttctatagaagctcTCTTGTTTTGGCTTAATTTCTCCTTTTAGGGTGAGAAGCACAAAAAGTGTTGGTTCAGATGCTACTCTGGCTCTGAAAAGGATGAAGACATTTAAGTTTTTAGCACATTTAAGATCAGACCTTCTAATAcaaactgctatagagaattttaagaataaaaatctATTGAACAGAAATATTAGAATTTATTGCGAAATCACAAGAGAATCAACTAAAAGGAATTTAGTCTTCCATATGGAGGCAAATGAAAGAATtacaaaggaaaaataaatttaggtCTAAGAGTGCTTTTCTTCGCGCTTTGCATCATGTTTGCGTCGAGTTTCATAGTAGTTTTAGAGTTATCAATTGCTTAAGTTCCTTCTAATTGTTCTTAACTTTTTGAAGTGTTCCTATATTTTTCTGAAATAATTTAGTGGAATCCCTCCCATCTATTTTCTGCAATGATTATCCTATGAATTTATAAGAGAATAAAACTGTGGGAGGGTTGGCTTAGAAGAATATGGATAGTACTGCTCTTCTTTACTTGTTGAAATTTCAAGTACATGGAATGTGAAAGAGAGCTAGAGAGGAGACCATATGAAAATATAGTTTAGTATTAAGCTTTGTATATTATGATCGGAGGCATAACACCTCTACAATTGTCCCTTCAGCTTCAGCACTTTTTTAGTAAGGCATCTTTGCTTGTGtattttatttcatctttggttattgaaaaaatacatatatttctTGTTAGGATATAGAATAAAGGGAATTAGAGTAGTTACTTATTAGAGAAACATCCTATCTATAAATAGGAAGATACTAGGGTAAAGGGGAAGCATTCAGATTAGTATACCTTTGTGGGAATAGAGCAGTAGCACCCTTGTAAAGGGGAAGCCCTCAGAGGAGGAAGTACTCTCCTATTTCTTGTTCTTTACATCCTATTCAATAAAATCTGTCATTTCTTTCCCATTCTCATTTCTTGGTTCCTAACAACATTAATAGCATAGATAGCattgaaaaaaattcattaaaagcTTTTAGATCTACTTAAAATTCAGCGCAGTTTTTCAGAAGTAGTTTTAGAGAAATTTATGGACCCTTAGATTTAATGGTTGTGCCAACAGCACTAAGAAGAGGATAGGGCAGAGAGTAGTTAGTAGTTAGAAATAGTTGTTGATTAAAGCTGTAGAGGCAGGGAATTAGGTTAAATGCTTAAATATGAGAGGATAGATGCAGGGGCATTCTTTTTTGTCATAATTTGAGAACTGGGCTTTAGCGCTATTGTTGAAAGGGAAAATCCTTAGAAGGAGAATTTTTCCATAGTTTCTTTGTTTATAATTCAATAAAGattaccaaaatatttttttccttttttctttttttccccATCTCTATATTTCTCTCTCTGAAAACTCAGAAGCCACTTTTGGGTTCCTTTAACAATAGGAAAAGGGTTAGTGCAGTTTTACTGTATCCTTTAACACGGGAAAAGGTGATGATGTTGTTTAAAGACTCAAGACAGTCTAGCTTATTATTTGAGAAATTTCTCCTCATATTAGCTCACGAGCACCTTATTAAGTTTGTAATGAAAATTAAGGCAAGTGTACGCCCATAAATGTGATGGTTATCTGTCAGAAAGAAAGGCTTGTGGACTGAAGTCTAGGTCCATTGCTTATAATCACACGATGATTTAATGAATTTTcagtttagttttttattttatagttgTTAATTTCAAAGATCGAGCTCCTGTATTTATCTGCTTCAGTTTCTGATGCAACAGTCTGttgttttcttgtatttttaGTATGTGATCAGTGGTATGCACAATTTTTTTGTGtgcataattatttaatttttttttaacagagctataagaaaaatgaagagcAATTCAGATTTGTCTCTCTTGGCTGCTGTAAGATCCTCTAGAGGAGAGAAGATTCTCGAGGTTGATGGAACAGTCACAACACAGCCAGTCCTTGAGCATGTAGGAATATCCACCTGGCCTGGTAAGTGTGCAAAAAAGATACATTTATCAGCCATGTTTCTTAAACACATGCTCCaccaatttattttatatatttggtgATAAAGTAGGAGTATGCATTGTTTATCCTTAACTTTTCTCTTTGTGGCATGATGCAGGAAGGTTAATCCTGACAGATCATGCACTTCATTTTGAAGCACTTCGTGTTGTATCCTATGACAAACCAAAAAGATATGACTTATCAGAAGATCTTAAACAAGTTGTTAAACCTGAGTTGACTGGACCATGGGGTACTCGACTTTTTGACAAGGCAGTGTTCTATAGTTCATCATCCCTGTAAGTaatttaacaattataactacTTCTGAAAATTTATCTTGCTATTAACTTTGAAAAGTACTTCTCTTGTAGATCAGAACCCGTTGTACTAGAGTTTCCAGAACTTAAAGGTCATGCACGTCGTGATTATTGGTTAGCTATCATCCAAGAGATTCTGTATGTTCACAGATTCATAAGAAAATATGGAATTAAAGGGGTTGCACGGGATGAAGTGCTTTGGAAGGCTGTTTTAGGAATTTTGCGATTACAAGCTATTCAGGATATTGGTTCCCCGATTCCTATACAGAATGATGCTCTTCTCATGTTTAATTTATGTGATCAGCTTCCAGGTGGAGACTTGATATTAGAAACCCTTGCAAATATGCAAAACATAAGAGAGTCAGATCGTCAGAATGATTTAAAGGGTGGTAGTGGAATGCATTCTATCTCAGCCTTGGACATGGTTTCTAACTTAGGATTTGTATTTGGAGCAAGTTCAAACAATTCAAATGAGAGCAGGATTGCAGTGGGTGAAATATCTGTTGGAGAAATGACTGAATTAGAAATAGCGGTTAAAGAATCTAAAAACAATCATAAAAAGGTTATATCTGCACAAGCAACAGTTGATGGTGTTAAAGTTGACGGCATTGACACGAATTTAGCTGTCATGAAGGTACTATTTTAGTATTCTCTTTATAACCCTTTAGTCAAACTGTGCTATACACTGtagaataataaattttagaacAGTTAACCTAGCTTAAGTATTATCCTATTCTGAGACTTATCATTTCACCTACTTTCAGGAGTTACTTTTTCCTATAAATGAACTTGGGAAGTCTCTTCAATCTTTGGCTTATTGGGATGATCCGAGGAAGTCTTTCgggttttgtttgtttttcagTTACATCATTTACAGGTAAAACTTCTTTAGATCAAGTAATATTCTGTTCATCTGTATTTTGTTGAGAGACAGGAGAgagagaatatattttttaaaattgttatagAAATTTGAGAAGTAATTTTCAGGGGGAAATTCTGGATGATTTGCTATGGGATACTATTTGTTATAATAAAAGGGGTTGGGAATAACTCAACAAACATTGAACATGAATTCTTTTTTGGGTTTCTTTTACACCATTTGGACTCTGCTTGGGTAGAACTAAGAGCAGCAAAGCTTTTCCTACCAAGTTGCAACATTGAATAAGCATTTATGTAGCTTGGTAAGAATTCATAGATTCAGAAGTTATAGGCTTGAGTTGTTGAAATTATAGGGCTTTAATGTAGAGGAGGAAAGAGGAACAGAGATCGAATAATTTGAAATTGTTGTTGATCTGATCCGATGCAATTTGATGTAATATAGAAGACAAAGCACCAGCCTCTAGTTATATTAATCTTGGTTTCTTTGTGAAAACCCATGCTAAGAGATCGTGTAAGATACTCCAAAATGTTTTCTTGATATTCATTATAACATGATTCTTATGAATCATATCTAAGCAATTTTCaatctaatttataatataacagAACAGTGATATTCCTTTAAGATGATTTCCTCATAAATTGATCTGGAAACCAATGTTACCTACCTTACCAGTAACCCTCCCCATTAAACATGCCAGGCTCTCTCACACATCCTTATCCTCTCTCCCCCCTAACTGTCTTCTCtgccatcaatctttggtataCTCCATTTTTCTAGTTCACAATCTTTGGTATCACTTTATTGTACATGTTATCATATGATGCAGTTTTtcagtttcttttcttctttatataaGAAACACCAATATTTTATGTGAGGGAAAAACACAGAAAATTGAATATTCAGAACTTGTttgatttaaaaacaaaatacttTCTTTGTTATTATTTACAGAGTCACAATGtcactttgttttcttttagtttcatattttcaaacaaTGTATCAAGAAATGGTGAAatcagaaaatattttattcaaaccAAGCCCTTCAGTTCTCATTTTCAGCATTCCTTTTGGTGCTCGTTGTGATCACAGACTTCCCTTGTTTTGTTGACTAAGATAATCTGATTACTGCAGGGATTGGCTTGGCTATGCGGCAGCACTGGTGCTTGTGTTATTTGCTGTTTTTATGATAATTACTCGATATTTTAGCGAAGATAGGTCAGTTCCTGAAGTTAAAGTAACTGCTCCTCCCCCAATGAATACAATGGAACAGCTTTTGGCCGTTCAGAATGCTGTCTCTCAAGCTGAACAGCTCATCCAAGATGGCAACGTAATTTTGCTCAAGTTTCGCGGTCTGTTGCTGTCCATTTTTCCTCAGGTGCTGTCTCATTCTTTCCCATTTTTAATGAATAATACATACACTGTTTAAATTCCAACCATAATTACCCTCTATAAAAAGTTTCTTGATTTCATAAAAACTCTCTTAAAAGTCATATATCTCCAAAGGAAAATGATAGTTTGACAATCCTGAGAGTTGTATACAAATTTTGATATGATgggtttagaaataaatatatataataaatgataagtttggaattaaatgaaaagaaaaaatattaaaacaatagtATTGAGAGTTGTaatgtaattatataaaaaattgtgggTTGTCAATGTATCATTACCCTATCTCTGATTGGTTGAGAGTGTAAAAACTTTACACCCTTGCAACATAAGTTATTAAACTCGTCAACTTTTTTGTCTAGAAAGAAGCTTGGATGTACTTAAAGTGCTATTTTTGAGAATTTCATCCAATTCATTACACACATGAGTGTCACAATATGTATGATGATGCCTGATTCCATTccatttatatgattatcagGCCACAGAGAAGTTGGCCTTTGGCCTTCTATCAACAGCATTGATTTTGGCTTTCTTGCCTTCTAAATACATAGCTCTGCTACTATTCTTGGAGATATTCACAAGATATTCGCCTCCAAGGAAAACTAGCACAGAGAGATGGACGAGGAGATTAAAGGAATGGTGGTTCAGCGTACCAGCAGCTCCTGTCACAattgaaagagataaagaggaaaagaagaaaaaatagattCATGCATGCATGGTTAAATGTGTTGTgtatatgtttttctttaatattactTTTCTATTGTATATAGAGATGTGCAAGCAAAGTAATTAATTAGAAAAATGAAATTACACTCTTCCTACGTAAAAAAACTCTTGCAGCAATGTTCGAACGCGTCTTGTTTCATTTATACCTGTGACCTGTCAATTATTATGATTTAGTACTTCTAATTTAAACAAAAAGACACAATCTTTCTTATAATTGATTATCCAAACAGACAAAATATTAGGTGGGGTTCTGAAATATTTATAACTTGTGTGGAAAACCACATAAAATTGCTGGTGGTACCTAACAATTCCCCACCTAAGGAACatgcttttaaaaaatatcatctaATACTTGAGAGCAGAACTTTTTCATCGTGTTTTTCCAAACATATACGTGTACACAAATTAAAACGCATCTACGTATAAAACCAAACATGATCCACAAAGCATGTGGAAGTTTCATATAAAAAGAAAGGATCATGTCATGGCAAACATTGCACATAGAAAGCTATATCTTTCTTCATTATTCTGAATTACAATCTATTGAAACAGAGTATCAAGGTAACAACTGAAAAAAAATCCCTGTAGATACAACTTTTCTACAAAAGCAAAACCAttataattcttaaaaaaaaagatgTTCTATCCTGAAAACTAGAACTTTTATTGACTGaaacaagaagaaaaaggtTAAACTATAATCAATGCTCATGGAACTCTTTCCTCCCTTCCAATGTGGTCCTCAAGTTATGTGAGAAGAACAGAGAATCTGAGTAATTCATCAATGGCTGACTCGAACACACGAACTTTCCCGAGCTCGGCGGCAACATGGTCACGTAAGGGTTCAACGGAGGCTCCAGCATTGCTCCCTCCCCCGCCATGAAACAAGAGTTAACTTGGTTTTCTCCTATACAATTATTCTCCTCTGTTATCACCGACGAAGCCTCGTTCTCCTCGTTTCTCACAATAATCATGCTTTCTCCATCACTCTCCTTGTCTCCTATCACCGCCGCAAGGCTCCCCCCAGACTCCTGCTTTGAAGATTGTTGCGGCGGTGGATCGTCATCGTCCTCCTCCTCTTTAGCACGAGTGAGGCCGGTGAGTTTCTGCACCAATGACATGAAATCCTTGGGCTGAGTGTGGATAACTTTTGGAGAATGTGTGTAGATGATCACAGGGTGACGTTGCTGTTGTGGTCTGTACGATGGTGTCGGCATTGCTTGTGTCATTGCATTGTTAACCAGGGAAGATGATATCGATGATGAAGATGAGGATGAGGATTGTGGGGGTGATGaagatgatttttttatcaaatggGATTCTTTGTTGATTTTCAAAGGTGGTGGAAGCAATCCATTGGTGTTGTTCTTGTTATTGGTGGTGAGTTCTTTCTTTGGATGGAACTGTGAAGGGCTCATGGCTTGAAGAAAGGTGAGAATCAGCAACAAGAGAAAAGGAAAGTAATTGGTAATGGGGTTTTCTTTAATTGGATTTGAggtgaaaagagaaaaaagtgaatagaaaaagggaaaaaaactGAAGATTAGGGTTCTGTGTGGAGATGAGAGAGGCAAAGATTTGGAGAGAGATGAGTGTGTTTCTGTATATATAGAATTTGGTTTTGCATGGCGCATGCAAGTCATGCCAATGGGGTCGTGACACGTGGGAATGTGAGAACTGGGGAAGGGCAGTTTGGGGATTTGGTTAAGATGGAAGAAGTGCTGAGGTGGCGGAAAGAGCGAAATGGCGCGAATCGGTTGAGGTGTGGGGCCCACGCGTTACTGTGAGCGGTGTTTTTCATGTGTGGTGTGGCGGCGCATACGGAGGAAGAAGTTAAGGTTGTTCTTCCATAAAACGTGGAACAATAGAGATTTCTgctttaattcatttttttttcagagaCTAATAGTGCCAGTGagaaaatatatatgaaaaaaacacacacatatatttaatttaaaatttgttaatatatatatatatatttattatagtgTTAGAATATCTCCACCAAAGAATAAAACATAGTTTATgagattattaatatttttaatttaatgatattttttacaAGTATAATTTTATACGGATAAACATCTGAATTAAAACAATGATcagatatttaaaaataaataaataaataaatttaatttttttaacatctGTTAGTATACATTTGATATAATAATTCACAGTAATTTGTTATCATATACTTATTTAAGTATCATATCAATTATCGTTTGTTACGTTAAGCAAGATTTTGAAATTCAAACCTGGAAATGCTTTTGAACATTAGAGAGAGGAatcaaattaaacaaaaaagttCTTAGCCTCTATTCCATTTTTCTAAgctaaaaatatatagtttttttttttaacttatattgTCTTTTTACTACCATCCTAagctaatttttaaaaaaaaatatttatacaatactatatatataatacatatattaaaaatcaCACAAATcaacataatataaaataaagtatatcgacctcatattaataaaatgtaatttttcaTAACCAGTATTTTTACTTGTACTAATCATATCTTATTtgagaataaatatttttttttattaatgaatttCGTGTTTAATACTATGAATATTTAAgatcataatattattttaggtATATCTTCACTACACATACCTATAAAGAACAATACACGAGGGACAACACATCTAAAAGGGTTTCACTTGAGAAAAATTCTATTAGTTGAACAATCATATATCTTTTTAAATCGATGAAAACTTTCTCACTTAAGTAGTCTCACAGAGTTTAAACAATACAAATTCAAATAGGAGAATTGGTTTTGTCTCTTTCTCACTTAAACGTTCATCCAATTTAAATGTTATTTGAAATGTTGTATCATCATCTTACAAATTCTAGAAATATTATCGTTTTTCATTAGTACTTGAGCACGAACATATTGCATGGTCTCAATTATTTCAAAATCCCATGCAATGTTATCAATCTCCCTTTAAACAACCTCTTTATTATTACTTAAGTGTTATTTGTTCTAAATGAGAAAAAATTATCTATATAATTTCTCTTTCACTCAAGTTTTAAGTAATTGTTTAAAGATTCATGGAGACATATTTACTACTTAACCAATATGTCACATGTTAAAACAATATCAAATCAAAATCACACAAATTTACATAAACATAACATGTATTATAACTTTCAACCTCAAAACATACCCATCAAGGTTTATATTTCCAATATATACACCATACATCCATATATTACTGAATGTCACTTGATTGACCAACTTaatgttttattaatatatacaaaccaaaaaaaaaaaaacaatagattcacaaaatatttttctaatccAATTTTATCGTTCTAAATGTTTTATACCTCAAATGCAACACATTCTTGTTATGAAgatcataatttttttccacaaataaaaaatgtgtcgCAACACCTATATCATTTCAAAATAATACATTACATTGATTTGAATTCACATGAAATCTTAGAATCCAtttatgttggagatcccacatcgactagagattagagtctttcattgtatataagtgggtgcaaacctcaaccctatgagtcggttttatggggttgagttaggcttaaagtccacttcgtaataattCATACTATAATGTTAATGTTAACAACCAATTTcaaatcactaaaaaaattccaaaataataaataattcacAATCTTAGTTTAATTTCCTTTATTTGGTAATTGCTTATTTAGAAACATTAAcgattttaagataaaaaaagaaaaagaaaaggttgaGATTAGAAAGAATCTACCAACCCAAATAAAATCGactaaaataactaaataaaagtCGAACCAAGTGATAAACTAATTCTCTCAACTAATTGAACttatacattttaaaacttACATACAAagtcaaaaggaaaaaaatataataaattttagaaaaaaaaaaattcgtaCCCTAAATCAAATTCTAATTAGTTGAAAATATTCTATATTCAACCACTTCTTAATTATCATAATTCAAtcgaaaaaataataaaatattattaaaaaataaaaaataaagaatgtataaaaatgtttaagaaaatataattttgaaaataaataactcttgcaattgt
This region includes:
- the LOC137838010 gene encoding uncharacterized protein isoform X3 → MTGHLFDKTFRRLTFDMMLAWEAPAADSQPLTHKVDEDISVGLEAFCRIAPSIPIIANVIISENLFEALSSSTGGRLQFPIYDKYLSGLERAIRKMKSNSDLSLLAAVRSSRGEKILEVDGTVTTQPVLEHVGISTWPGRLILTDHALHFEALRVVSYDKPKRYDLSEDLKQVVKPELTGPWGTRLFDKAVFYSSSSLSEPVVLEFPELKGHARRDYWLAIIQEILYVHRFIRKYGIKGVARDEVLWKAVLGILRLQAIQDIGSPIPIQNDALLMFNLCDQLPGGDLILETLANMQNIRESDRQNDLKGGSGMHSISALDMVSNLGFVFGASSNNSNESRIAVGEISVGEMTELEIAVKESKNNHKKVISAQATVDGVKVDGIDTNLAVMKELLFPINELGKSLQSLAYWDDPRKSFGFCLFFSYIIYRDWLGYAAALVLVLFAVFMIITRYFSEDRSVPEVKVTAPPPMNTMEQLLAVQNAVSQAEQLIQDGNVILLKFRGLLLSIFPQATEKLAFGLLSTALILAFLPSKYIALLLFLEIFTRYSPPRKTSTERWTRRLKEWWFSVPAAPVTIERDKEEKKKK